One Thermodesulfobacteriota bacterium DNA window includes the following coding sequences:
- a CDS encoding branched-chain amino acid ABC transporter permease produces the protein MLYLELLIQGLIYGSMYAMIAVGLTLVYGLLRILHVAHAGLLAMGAYLGLIITNATDSLTLAMISSAVIVGIVGMLMYRICYQPILNRPPYVALIASIGLFIAMEEIFRLVFGPYGLTYNNPPLQSQISFVGVNLRTAEISMVVTAIVLLGLLSYMAQSTRIGIAWRATVDDAEMAKSFGIDTIKVRYLNFFIGSALAAIAGIFISLLSNIVEPTMGGVPSYKGLAIIVLGGLGNVRGTLIASLLLGVLEAFGTIYIGDFLDRDAIAFAFLIVVLMIRPQGLISGR, from the coding sequence ATGCTATACCTAGAATTGTTGATTCAAGGACTCATTTACGGCAGTATGTATGCCATGATTGCCGTGGGGCTGACTCTGGTCTACGGTTTGCTTCGCATCCTGCACGTGGCTCACGCAGGTCTTTTAGCCATGGGAGCATATCTGGGACTAATTATAACCAACGCCACAGACAGCTTGACACTGGCCATGATTTCTTCAGCCGTAATTGTCGGCATCGTAGGTATGTTAATGTATCGTATCTGCTACCAACCCATCCTTAACCGACCCCCATACGTTGCTCTAATCGCCTCGATAGGTCTGTTCATTGCCATGGAAGAGATATTTCGTCTGGTTTTCGGACCCTATGGACTGACTTACAACAATCCACCGCTTCAATCACAGATCAGCTTTGTTGGTGTCAACCTGAGGACCGCGGAGATTAGTATGGTAGTCACCGCTATCGTCTTGCTGGGTTTGCTCTCATACATGGCTCAGAGCACAAGGATCGGTATCGCATGGCGGGCTACGGTGGACGATGCGGAGATGGCCAAGTCTTTCGGCATCGACACCATTAAGGTTAGATATCTGAACTTTTTTATCGGCTCCGCTTTAGCCGCTATTGCCGGAATTTTTATTTCTCTTCTTAGCAATATAGTCGAGCCAACCATGGGCGGCGTTCCCAGTTATAAGGGTTTGGCTATCATAGTCCTGGGCGGTTTGGGAAACGTCAGAGGTACTCTCATTGCTTCACTGCTGCTGGGCGTGCTCGAAGCTTTTGGCACTATTTACATTGGCGACTTTTTGGACCGTGATGCCATCGCATTCGCATTTTTAATCGTGGTCCTCATGATCAGGCCCCAAGGATTGATATCCGGGAGATAG
- a CDS encoding branched-chain amino acid ABC transporter permease, which produces MGIYEISLATIVCINIILALGLNMISGFCGQISLGHAAFYGIGAYTAAILAKTGIPLPAAIAASMILASGAGLIVGLTSLRVRHDFLAITTMGVGFLFLGIVRQQEALGGELGISGIPAPGLGKVGYLILVMVIACLTAAFSLWIKRSWMGFAFDAVADDEDTARVVTVDVGAYKLAAFAMGTAMAGVAGGLYTFFSRFLMPDDFGFITSITVLSMVAVGGIGSVFGVIVATIILTLMPEFFRFISNYKLLLYGALLFSVMRFAPDGLAGFVKSMVGFIKKKVRGKEVS; this is translated from the coding sequence ATGGGCATCTATGAAATCAGTTTGGCTACCATCGTGTGTATAAATATCATTCTGGCACTTGGTCTGAACATGATCTCCGGTTTTTGTGGACAAATCAGCTTGGGACATGCCGCATTCTATGGCATAGGCGCATACACGGCCGCCATTCTGGCAAAAACCGGAATACCTCTTCCTGCAGCCATTGCAGCTAGCATGATTTTGGCCAGTGGCGCCGGACTGATCGTAGGTTTGACCAGCCTGCGCGTACGCCATGATTTTTTAGCCATTACAACCATGGGTGTCGGTTTCTTATTTTTAGGAATTGTGCGCCAACAGGAAGCCCTGGGCGGTGAACTGGGTATATCTGGAATTCCTGCGCCAGGCTTGGGAAAAGTCGGATATCTGATTCTGGTCATGGTCATTGCCTGTTTAACCGCAGCTTTCAGTTTGTGGATAAAGCGGTCATGGATGGGTTTTGCTTTCGATGCCGTGGCCGATGACGAAGACACTGCCCGGGTAGTAACCGTTGATGTGGGCGCTTACAAGCTGGCAGCCTTTGCCATGGGCACAGCTATGGCAGGCGTTGCTGGCGGCCTGTATACTTTTTTTTCACGGTTCCTTATGCCTGATGACTTCGGTTTCATCACTTCAATCACCGTACTCTCGATGGTGGCCGTGGGTGGGATTGGTTCAGTATTTGGTGTGATTGTGGCCACCATTATACTCACCCTCATGCCCGAATTTTTTCGTTTCATCAGTAACTATAAACTTCTGCTGTACGGGGCTTTGCTATTTTCCGTCATGCGGTTCGCACCTGACGGTTTGGCAGGGTTTGTAAAGAGTATGGTCGGGTTTATTAAAAAAAAGGTACGGGGAAAAGAGGTGTCTTGA
- the hutI gene encoding imidazolonepropionase, whose protein sequence is MNGNIIIKNSSQLVTCSGFEGKQGKDMSDLKIITDGTVVIEKGIIKAVGKTGEVLAGFDEDKFTVIDAEGKAVLPGFVDSHTHFVFGGYRAQEFSWRLRGDSYMEIMERGGGIINTVLATREAKKNELIEAGEKRLDSMLSFGVTTVEGKSGYGLDYDTELKQLEVMSDLNKTHPVDIVRTFLGAHAVPKDYKGREDEYIDYVIEHVIPEVSKRRLAEFCDIFCEKNVFSVEQSRRLLSRARDMGFLLKIHADEIVQLGGAELAAELGAVSADHLLCASEKGIRDMAQKGIVATLLPATAFSLKEPYAKGRYMIDSNCAVALATDLNPGSCFTESIPLIFALAVLYMDITTEEAVTALTINGAAALDRADTIGSIDIGKKGDVIVLEFPSYQYIPYHIGVSTVEKVIKDGNLVFEKE, encoded by the coding sequence ATGAACGGAAATATCATCATAAAGAATTCTTCTCAACTGGTTACCTGCAGCGGGTTTGAAGGCAAACAGGGAAAAGACATGTCCGATCTTAAAATTATTACTGATGGGACTGTGGTTATTGAAAAAGGTATCATTAAGGCGGTTGGCAAGACCGGAGAAGTTTTAGCCGGATTTGATGAAGACAAATTTACAGTCATAGATGCCGAAGGCAAAGCGGTTTTGCCTGGATTTGTCGACTCACACACCCATTTTGTCTTTGGAGGCTACAGGGCACAAGAGTTTTCATGGAGGCTTCGCGGTGACAGCTACATGGAAATTATGGAACGTGGCGGGGGAATCATCAATACGGTTCTGGCAACCAGGGAAGCCAAAAAAAATGAATTGATTGAAGCTGGGGAAAAAAGGCTGGATTCAATGCTGTCATTTGGTGTGACCACGGTTGAAGGGAAAAGCGGTTACGGTTTGGATTATGATACTGAGCTGAAACAGTTGGAAGTTATGTCGGACTTGAATAAAACCCACCCGGTTGATATTGTGCGGACATTTTTAGGCGCTCATGCTGTTCCAAAAGATTATAAAGGAAGGGAAGACGAATATATCGACTATGTGATTGAACATGTCATACCCGAAGTTTCAAAGAGAAGGCTGGCAGAATTTTGCGATATTTTTTGCGAAAAGAATGTATTTTCCGTGGAGCAGTCGAGGCGACTGTTAAGTCGAGCCCGGGATATGGGATTTTTATTAAAAATTCATGCAGACGAAATTGTTCAGCTTGGAGGGGCAGAACTGGCTGCCGAACTCGGTGCCGTATCGGCAGATCATTTGCTTTGCGCCTCTGAAAAAGGTATCCGGGATATGGCCCAAAAAGGCATAGTAGCTACATTGCTTCCGGCAACGGCATTCAGCCTGAAAGAACCATACGCCAAGGGCCGATACATGATTGACAGCAACTGTGCGGTGGCTCTGGCAACCGACTTAAACCCGGGAAGCTGTTTTACGGAGTCCATACCGTTGATTTTTGCCCTGGCTGTTCTTTATATGGATATAACCACGGAGGAGGCTGTGACGGCTTTGACAATTAACGGAGCAGCGGCCCTCGACAGGGCAGATACAATCGGAAGTATTGATATCGGCAAGAAAGGTGATGTTATCGTACTTGAATTTCCCTCTTACCAATATATTCCCTACCATATTGGGGTAAGTACGGTAGAAAAAGTGATAAAAGACGGAAACCTGGTTTTTGAAAAGGAATAA
- a CDS encoding ABC transporter ATP-binding protein has protein sequence MNEILDMKNVTVRFDGVVAVDNVSFKVNQGEFLCMIGPNGAGKTTMMLAITGIIKPQSANVFLAQRNITHLPTHKRALLGLAMTHQIVRPFRSMTVLDNVALAAGHRRIKNVFKAMVHSDRSAERKRARKYLNMVGIADAAEKSVVSQPLGVTKRLEVARALALEPKVLLLDEPLAGLNNIEAAQLADTVATINKKGLTVVMIEHNLGEVLRVSQRLVVLDNGCKIADGIPDEVMRDPGVRAAYVGKEKHHVAA, from the coding sequence ATGAACGAAATCCTGGATATGAAAAATGTCACCGTCCGCTTCGACGGAGTCGTCGCCGTGGATAATGTTTCATTCAAGGTTAATCAAGGCGAATTTTTATGTATGATCGGACCTAACGGCGCAGGCAAAACGACTATGATGCTGGCCATCACCGGAATCATCAAACCTCAATCAGCTAACGTTTTTTTAGCACAGCGGAACATAACCCATTTACCCACTCACAAACGGGCCTTGTTGGGCCTGGCGATGACCCACCAGATAGTAAGGCCTTTTAGGTCTATGACCGTGCTGGACAACGTTGCTCTGGCAGCCGGTCACCGACGTATTAAAAACGTGTTCAAGGCCATGGTTCATAGCGATCGTTCGGCCGAAAGAAAACGTGCTCGAAAATACCTGAATATGGTTGGCATTGCCGATGCTGCAGAAAAAAGCGTTGTGAGCCAACCTTTGGGAGTGACCAAGCGGCTTGAAGTGGCCCGAGCTCTCGCTTTGGAACCTAAAGTTCTGTTGCTGGACGAGCCATTGGCCGGTTTAAATAATATTGAAGCCGCACAACTGGCAGATACGGTGGCAACCATCAATAAAAAAGGGCTGACCGTTGTTATGATCGAACACAATCTGGGTGAAGTTTTGCGGGTCAGCCAGCGACTGGTGGTACTGGATAATGGCTGCAAGATTGCAGACGGAATTCCAGATGAAGTAATGCGTGATCCAGGGGTACGAGCGGCATACGTTGGAAAGGAAAAACATCATGTTGCAGCTTGA
- a CDS encoding GntR family transcriptional regulator has product MRNQNTKCQQIKQHLLQGIRLNHFKAALPSENQLAKRFTVSRMTARRALTELENDGYVKRIQGKGTFVKKRNFSQGYFKVQPSWQQAEELNVKLTTKVLQLQPVAEPPQEVVERLQYKQQTILARRLHFFNEKPVRYEIRFLRGDLCGGILWENLEKISIHELLVKKFNLPLTKVWQRMTALSMTKEIAEIFHEPPGHPAFHIKRLTYTFEKPVTFVEYYIRGELAFEDNFKPGEKIDQKSLGILY; this is encoded by the coding sequence ATGAGAAATCAAAATACCAAATGCCAGCAAATTAAGCAGCATCTTCTTCAAGGCATCAGGCTGAATCATTTTAAAGCGGCCTTGCCATCAGAAAATCAGCTGGCAAAGAGGTTCACCGTCAGCCGCATGACTGCGCGCAGAGCATTAACCGAGCTGGAGAATGACGGTTATGTTAAACGAATTCAGGGGAAGGGGACTTTTGTAAAAAAGCGTAATTTTTCACAAGGATATTTTAAAGTTCAACCCTCATGGCAACAGGCCGAGGAATTAAACGTAAAACTGACCACAAAAGTATTACAGCTTCAACCTGTAGCCGAGCCTCCACAGGAAGTTGTCGAAAGGCTACAATATAAACAGCAAACAATTCTTGCGCGACGGTTGCATTTTTTTAATGAAAAACCGGTTCGATACGAAATCAGATTTTTACGTGGAGATTTATGCGGCGGTATTCTTTGGGAAAATTTAGAAAAAATATCCATACACGAGCTTTTAGTGAAAAAGTTCAACCTACCGCTTACCAAAGTCTGGCAACGAATGACCGCTTTGTCCATGACAAAAGAAATTGCAGAAATATTCCATGAACCTCCCGGTCATCCTGCTTTTCATATCAAGCGTTTAACTTATACTTTCGAAAAACCGGTCACATTTGTGGAATATTATATCCGTGGTGAACTTGCATTTGAAGATAATTTCAAGCCGGGTGAAAAAATTGATCAGAAGTCATTAGGAATTTTATATTAG
- a CDS encoding ABC transporter ATP-binding protein — MLQLDLLSCGYGEMTAVHNLSLDVPAGKITALLGANGAGKTSTILCIAGHVAVHEGHVIYQDLDITQASPMARIKSGIAVSPEGRRLFASLTVKENLIVGGYSRAKNKTQEGIDRIIALFPRLGERLPQKAGSLSGGEQQMLSIGRALMSKPQLLLIDELSLGLMPKVIDICYEAITELKRDGLTIILVEQSTQRALEVSDQVCVLESGRAVWKGSAAEARNDMGLIDALLGLSDENEMSEEKQ, encoded by the coding sequence ATGTTGCAGCTTGATCTTTTAAGTTGTGGATACGGAGAAATGACTGCGGTACATAACTTATCGCTCGATGTTCCGGCAGGAAAAATTACTGCCTTGCTCGGGGCCAACGGTGCGGGCAAGACATCTACCATTCTATGTATTGCCGGCCATGTTGCTGTACATGAAGGCCATGTCATTTACCAGGATTTAGACATCACTCAAGCATCGCCTATGGCACGCATAAAAAGCGGAATTGCCGTGTCGCCGGAAGGTCGGAGGCTTTTTGCAAGCCTGACAGTTAAGGAGAATCTAATCGTAGGCGGGTATAGCAGAGCCAAAAATAAGACGCAGGAGGGTATCGATCGGATCATTGCTCTATTTCCTCGATTAGGAGAAAGGTTACCGCAAAAGGCCGGATCACTATCCGGTGGCGAACAACAGATGCTCTCCATCGGACGGGCCCTTATGTCCAAACCGCAATTACTTTTAATCGATGAGCTCTCTTTGGGATTGATGCCAAAAGTCATCGATATTTGTTATGAGGCCATCACAGAATTGAAACGAGACGGTTTGACCATTATTTTGGTCGAGCAAAGCACACAAAGAGCTCTCGAAGTGTCTGATCAGGTCTGTGTGCTGGAATCCGGCAGAGCTGTGTGGAAGGGATCTGCTGCAGAAGCTCGAAATGATATGGGGTTGATTGATGCATTGCTGGGATTGAGTGATGAAAATGAAATGTCCGAAGAGAAACAATAA
- a CDS encoding cyclodeaminase/cyclohydrolase family protein, with protein sequence MNLAELSIKEFLAKTASGSPVPGGGSISALSAAIAASLAEMVAHLTIGKKGFEATETQMKDIVKDATDFRIELMKDIDRDSGAYDDVLTAFKLPKGNGQEENKRKRAIQDALKNAALVPLGVAKKAIKIIELAHKVVKHGNKNAVTDGAVAAMMARTAVLSALYNVKINLASIEDVDFVKGIRKDVIHLEKEIENKERIILLGISI encoded by the coding sequence ATGAATTTAGCAGAGTTAAGCATAAAAGAATTTCTGGCAAAGACCGCGTCAGGTTCTCCGGTTCCCGGAGGAGGGAGTATTTCTGCACTGAGTGCGGCTATAGCGGCAAGCCTTGCTGAAATGGTGGCTCACCTGACGATAGGGAAAAAAGGTTTTGAAGCAACAGAAACACAGATGAAAGATATTGTAAAAGATGCCACTGATTTTAGAATTGAACTTATGAAAGACATAGACCGGGATTCAGGTGCATATGATGATGTGCTGACAGCATTTAAATTGCCAAAAGGCAATGGACAGGAGGAGAACAAGAGAAAACGGGCGATACAGGATGCGTTAAAAAATGCTGCCCTGGTTCCACTGGGTGTAGCCAAAAAAGCTATAAAGATTATTGAACTAGCCCATAAAGTAGTAAAACACGGAAATAAGAATGCCGTTACAGACGGGGCAGTGGCAGCTATGATGGCAAGAACTGCTGTTCTCTCCGCTTTATATAATGTTAAAATCAATCTGGCTTCCATAGAGGATGTGGATTTTGTAAAAGGAATAAGAAAAGATGTCATCCATTTGGAAAAAGAGATCGAAAACAAGGAAAGAATAATACTGTTGGGTATTTCCATATAA
- a CDS encoding ABC transporter substrate-binding protein yields MIKRISVIVLVLFLGIAVVAGIAMADKKIKIGLNVPLTGFAASDGKSASEGAKLALEQINEAGGIHGKMIELVIYDDQAQPSQAIHIANKLIGQDKVVIGVSGSYSGATRSAAGVFQEANIPFISAYAIHPDITRAGDYVFRTSFLGEIQGRAGAKLIGKILNKKRVVIITLRNDFGKSLAAGFKNATDKFGVKVINEYQYSIKDRKFGSIVAKVKSDNPDAIYASGYYFTAGPLVNQLRAAGVTVPIIGQEGYDSQKFIEIAGKASEGVIITTSLDRDSDVAETKSFIKKFEKKAGFKADMVAASAHTAIMVAADALKRAGSTNPKALRKAIAETNLKVSTGTIAFNKLGEVMKAVQNQIVKSGNWHRHSIIDDPKLLAPPEE; encoded by the coding sequence ATGATTAAAAGAATTTCGGTGATTGTTTTGGTATTATTTTTGGGTATAGCGGTGGTAGCAGGGATTGCAATGGCTGATAAAAAAATTAAAATTGGACTCAATGTTCCCTTGACAGGCTTTGCAGCATCCGATGGCAAATCGGCATCAGAGGGTGCAAAACTGGCATTGGAACAAATCAACGAAGCAGGGGGGATTCATGGCAAGATGATTGAACTGGTGATATACGACGATCAGGCACAGCCATCCCAAGCAATACATATTGCAAATAAACTTATTGGTCAGGACAAAGTCGTCATAGGTGTTTCCGGTAGTTATTCCGGTGCAACAAGGTCAGCTGCCGGTGTGTTTCAGGAAGCAAACATACCCTTTATATCCGCTTATGCCATCCATCCGGACATCACACGTGCCGGTGATTATGTTTTCCGAACTTCTTTTTTGGGTGAGATTCAGGGGCGCGCTGGGGCAAAGCTTATAGGAAAAATATTAAACAAAAAACGCGTGGTCATCATCACCCTTAGAAATGATTTTGGAAAGTCGTTGGCTGCCGGATTTAAAAATGCAACCGATAAGTTTGGTGTCAAAGTAATTAATGAATACCAATACTCCATCAAGGACAGAAAATTCGGTTCGATAGTGGCCAAGGTCAAATCGGACAATCCAGATGCCATTTATGCATCCGGGTACTACTTTACTGCCGGGCCTTTGGTAAATCAGCTTAGAGCCGCCGGTGTGACTGTACCAATTATCGGCCAGGAAGGATATGATTCACAAAAATTCATTGAGATTGCCGGTAAGGCATCAGAGGGGGTGATCATCACCACCAGCCTGGACCGCGACTCGGATGTTGCTGAGACCAAAAGTTTTATCAAAAAATTTGAGAAAAAAGCCGGTTTCAAAGCAGATATGGTGGCAGCTTCAGCCCATACAGCCATCATGGTCGCTGCTGATGCCTTAAAGCGGGCCGGATCGACAAATCCAAAAGCCTTGAGAAAAGCTATAGCTGAGACTAATCTTAAGGTTTCTACCGGCACGATTGCCTTCAACAAGCTGGGAGAAGTCATGAAGGCTGTTCAGAATCAGATAGTCAAAAGTGGTAACTGGCACAGGCATTCGATTATTGATGATCCAAAACTCCTTGCCCCACCGGAAGAATAA
- the larE gene encoding ATP-dependent sacrificial sulfur transferase LarE, whose product MNKDIQNKKQKLISIIERYDHLMVAFSGGVDSTFLLETASKVLHKNVIAVTAQSPIHPERETEFTKKFAKRLGIKHIMMQSREMKLPEFVVNNEDRCYVCKKLLAEGLLKLAAEMGIQYVAHGANVDDLDDFRPGFKAAVEMGIIAPLLDAKMTKKDIRRLSQEMGLAVWNKPSMACLASRIPYGIPISGEALDKIDRAERFILSLGFISCRVRYHNEVARIEVSPGDFKKLIDDKTRTAIINNLKDLGFLYISMDLEGYISGSLNRSFGLVNL is encoded by the coding sequence ATGAACAAAGACATTCAAAATAAAAAGCAAAAATTAATTTCGATTATAGAGAGATACGATCATTTGATGGTTGCTTTCTCAGGCGGTGTGGACAGCACATTTCTTCTTGAGACGGCGAGTAAAGTATTACACAAGAATGTAATTGCGGTAACGGCACAATCTCCCATTCACCCTGAAAGAGAAACCGAATTTACCAAAAAGTTTGCCAAAAGATTGGGTATAAAGCACATTATGATGCAATCAAGAGAGATGAAACTGCCCGAGTTTGTGGTTAACAACGAGGACAGGTGCTACGTCTGCAAGAAACTGCTTGCCGAAGGGCTTTTAAAACTGGCTGCTGAAATGGGGATTCAATATGTCGCCCATGGCGCCAATGTGGACGATCTGGATGATTTTCGCCCGGGATTTAAGGCGGCAGTGGAAATGGGAATAATTGCTCCGCTGTTGGATGCGAAAATGACAAAAAAAGATATCCGCAGGCTTTCCCAAGAAATGGGTTTAGCTGTATGGAATAAGCCTTCAATGGCCTGCCTTGCCAGCCGGATTCCATATGGCATTCCCATAAGCGGAGAAGCCCTTGACAAGATTGACCGGGCCGAACGATTCATTTTAAGTCTTGGATTTATATCCTGTCGTGTACGATACCACAATGAGGTGGCCAGAATAGAGGTAAGTCCAGGTGATTTTAAAAAATTAATCGATGATAAAACCAGGACAGCTATTATAAATAATTTGAAAGATCTCGGGTTTTTATATATATCCATGGATCTGGAAGGATATATATCGGGGAGCTTGAACAGATCTTTTGGTTTGGTAAATCTCTAA
- the ftcD gene encoding glutamate formimidoyltransferase, which produces MKKILECVPNFSEGRDLEKIDKIIHPFRGKKGVKLLDYQRDEDHNRLVVTAIGEPPPLKQSVMEAIGTAIDLIDMRKHKGQHPRMGAIDVVPFIPVRNINMTEAIDFSKEVAKEIASKYELPIFLYEESATAPERKNLALIRKGEFEKMAEKMKASAWKPDFGPEKIHPSAGVTAMGARMPLVAFNVNLNTGDMKIADAISKNVRHISGGLRYCKAIGISLTERGIVQVSMNMTDYTKTSLYRSFELVRTEAKRYGVQVIGSEIVGLVPMEALIDTAVYYMGIENFTTKQVLEARIWE; this is translated from the coding sequence ATGAAAAAAATTTTAGAGTGTGTTCCCAATTTCAGCGAAGGCAGAGATTTGGAGAAAATAGACAAAATTATACATCCCTTCAGAGGAAAAAAGGGTGTCAAGCTTTTGGACTATCAAAGAGATGAAGATCACAACAGGCTGGTCGTCACAGCCATAGGAGAGCCGCCTCCCCTGAAACAGTCGGTTATGGAAGCCATAGGAACTGCCATTGATCTCATTGACATGAGAAAACATAAGGGGCAGCACCCGAGAATGGGGGCAATAGATGTGGTTCCTTTTATACCGGTGAGAAATATCAACATGACTGAGGCTATCGATTTTTCCAAAGAGGTCGCCAAGGAGATAGCGTCAAAATATGAGTTGCCCATATTTTTATATGAAGAATCCGCTACTGCTCCTGAAAGGAAAAATCTGGCGCTAATAAGAAAGGGAGAGTTTGAGAAAATGGCCGAAAAAATGAAAGCTTCCGCATGGAAGCCTGATTTTGGTCCGGAGAAAATCCATCCAAGCGCCGGTGTAACAGCAATGGGTGCCAGAATGCCGCTGGTGGCTTTTAATGTTAATCTGAATACAGGTGATATGAAAATTGCCGACGCCATATCAAAAAATGTCAGGCATATAAGTGGAGGACTGCGATACTGCAAAGCCATCGGAATATCTTTAACGGAAAGAGGCATTGTTCAGGTTTCCATGAATATGACGGATTATACCAAGACGTCTCTATACCGGTCTTTTGAGCTGGTCAGGACAGAGGCTAAAAGATATGGAGTTCAGGTCATTGGAAGTGAAATTGTCGGACTTGTGCCTATGGAGGCCTTAATTGATACAGCTGTGTATTATATGGGAATAGAAAATTTTACTACGAAGCAGGTACTGGAAGCCAGGATTTGGGAGTAA